DNA sequence from the Vicia villosa cultivar HV-30 ecotype Madison, WI linkage group LG3, Vvil1.0, whole genome shotgun sequence genome:
AATAGAATTAAATCAACCGATTGGTTAGTTCATTAAAAAATACAGTTGAGTTGGCCAAAATATGCATATAAGATCGTGATGCTTTAACTACTTATTTTTATTCTCACACCTAATCCTTTATTCTGGTGCATGCATAAAACTATTAATCtagtttttaattgatttttataattaaccttttaaaaatattaatactaGTTCATTCATTCCTTAATGGAGTAAAGGAAGCACGCTGTATTTGACACCATGTGTTTTTGGTGTAATAGACAAATTGAAATTTAACAAAGGAAACCAACCATGTGGTACCTAACTTGATAAGATAGTCGTTCTCATCTCTAACCAAACATTAAAAGTAAAAGTTCAAAGATacgtatttatatttttatttgtgttaAACTAAAGGAATATGTATCCATGTCTGCAACTGCAAAAATGATTTTGGTAGGTGATGATACTGATACTAATACTGTAATCACAATTTATAATATTGAAGAATAAATAATAGTTAATTCATACCCACAACCAGTGTCACAACACCTGTACGAATCGAAATTGCAAAAGTCTTTACGCGACCGCGATCGTTTTTTAAAACCCTATATGTTTTAAATGTGTAATGTCCGCGGGGCCATCCTACTCCTATTTTTTTTAGAGCGGACCAAAATTTTAGACTCACACCCTAAATTATGTCCGCTCCGTCCCGCCCTATTTTTTTCGAGACGGACATGCCTGTTTGCCATACCTATTAACAAATTAACAAATGCCTTATATTCACTTTCAAACATTAAGTACCTCTCAATTTCTACAAAGTACAAACATATGTAGGGAGAGCGGTGTCGTGTTGTTCGACACACGTTGGTGTCTGACAAACATTGATGTCCTACATGTGTAAGTGGTCGGCACTTGTATGACACTCGTACGACACATGTCGAACAAGTCAgataaatattagaaaaattagATAAGTgttcaccaaaaatatttttttttcctttctttgctTCATTACCTTTTGAATCGGTGTCCAACACCTTTATGACACTCAAACAACACATTTTAGACAATTCAAACAAGTGTTTTAagaaagaagttttttttttttttttgcttcaacATATCTTAGACAAATCTCACACAGGGGTGTTCTTTGATTTGGGTAAACCATAGTGTTTGAGTCGGACATTTTTTTAATACGGACAAATTTTTTACTAAACCAATAAAACCTAATGTTAATTGGTTCGAATAATGGATTTCTAAAACTTTACCCATGGACCCGTCTACCCAAAACAACCATAATTAATTCGTATAATTCATATCATTAATATCATGGAAACTAGAATAAGGTATTCAAattcaagaataaaaaaatgaaatgtcATTCTTGACATTTACAACCTATACAGAGAAAAAAAACATtaggtatttttaaattattatgaaaTTTTAGTTAATGTAAATTagttatattttgaaaatatttttgcacATTTGTTTTTAATGTATCGGATCAATCCAACACAAGCCAATCTGTAatattttggtttggtttgctTTAGGCTTTATTGTAAATATTTGCAAATTCATTCCAAACTAATCCATATATTTTTTATCGGTTTGGATATCGAATTCTCTCAAAACTGAATCAAACCAACTCGCGAGCACCGCTACACACATTTGAAAGAggtaaaaatatatattgaaacaatgttatgaatgaaaaatgaaagacattcattttttattaatgtttttaactCTTTTAATAATAGAATGATAATTGAAGCTTAAATACTATCCTATATGAAATGGAGTCGGTGTCTTATTTTTTACATTATTAGTATCTTGAGTGTTCTTATCTGTGTCATGTTCCAGTGTCTATATCAAAATCCGCGTTTCATAGCTCAATTTCAACTGATTTAAGTATCAAAGTATTTTCAAATATCCCACCGCTCGACCGAAGCATCAAGAGACGAAACAATCATCAGAATTCATCATCAGATTTTGGTTTACTTCCTCGTTTGGGAACTAGATAGGTATTTTCTAAATACTTAACCAAATGCTTAATATATACTCAAATAAATGATCGTGGGCCATGATGTACTACAGCGTACATGACACCGATAATGACACGTAGATAtcgataataatttaaaaaatcaataaattaaacataatcacacGTGTCAGACATCAGACACATCTTTGTTCATAGATATTGTTACTTAAAAGATCTCAGAAAAAAGAAAATGTAACGACTTAGGTTGGAGCTCATGATTCTCCTCAGAGTCACATTTTTTAATCTACATGGCTCCAAACTAACACATTGATCAAGGGATCCAAGTTTAGTCTTACTCATACTAACGTAATGTTGGTAATCAGTAGCTGTGTttgtgtcttcttcttcttccaattcatGTTACTGCAGTAGGTAGCCTGATGCAATTTTGACTCAACTTGGTTTCTTATTAAACATTCTTTCTTTCCCCTCAAACAAATGCTTGTCTTTCTTGTTTATCTTTTATTCCTTTTGCTTTATTTCAACATTATTACCATCATAGATTGACCATACTATATATTTTTTGGTAGTCACTCTTTCTGTCTTTGTCACCTTTTGTTACATCCAACGGATCATGCAAGAACTGTGTTTCAAAAGTGCACAGATAATAAAGAACTATTAGGGTTGGTTAATTTTTCTAGGATATCATATCATATTCGCGCACGAGAagtgttttagttttctactctAGTATATTTGTTTCCATCTGCAATGAAAACGATTATGATAGGTGGCGTTACAGAAGATCCTCGAGCTAGTCTTCTAAGCGCGGTCGTCCAATCTGCATTTGAAGACAAGCTGCAGAATCAGAAATCAAGAATCCAACAAGATAACAAAAGATTGGAGGAAGAGATGAATGTGTCATcaagatcatcatcatcatcttcattgcaGAAGCTTGGATGGCCACTTCTCCGTAGTCGGTTGCATACAGAAACCTCAAGAGACATGTCTGTCGTGCAATGGGTAATGAACTTACCAGACAGGTCTTCATCTCAAATTGAGGACAAGAGCTGTAAGAAAGTTAACAGTTTCAGTAGCTGCAAAAGGTTCAGCTTCGAGATTCTCAATTCTTGCACGTGTCAATTCTCCGAAGAAAATGTGATTGGAATCGGAGGTAGCAATCGCGTGTATAGAGGAACCCTCCCTAATGGAAAACAAGTAGCTGTCAAAGTTATGCAGTCATCAAAAGAAGCCTTCAAAGATTTTGTTCTTGAAGTCGAAATAATGTCCTCATTGAACCATGCAGCCATTGCTCCTTTACTCGGAATTTGCATTGAAAATGGATCTTTGATATCTGTTTACGATTATTTCCCCCAAGGAACGTTATACCAAAATCTACGCGGTTAGTGCCATTAATTTCTCTTCTCTTATCACCTTTCTTTATAACTACTACTAGCGTGCAGATGGACACTAACCGCGTAAATTTTCCAAATAACGGATATAGGTAAGAACGAGGATGAATCTATATTGCCATGGGAGATAAGATTTAAGGTAGCTGTTGGGATCGCGGAAGCATTGAACTATCTGCATAACCAAATCTCAAGGCCTGTTATACATAGAGATGTCAAGTCTTCCAACATTCTTCTTTCCCGCGGATTCGAGCCAAAAGTACTCATAAACAACTTTGATaccattttatatattaatatcattTTGTGATTATTATATGACACATTCATTGGTATTGTTTTCTTCTTAATGTGACATACAGTTATGTGATTTTGGACTTGCTATGTGGGGACCAACAACTTCATCGTTTACGATACAAAACGACGTAGTAGGAACCTTTGGTTATCTTGCACCTGAATATTTCATGTATGGAAAGGTGAGTGACAAGATAGATGTATATGCCTTTGGTGTTGTCCTACTTGAGCTCATATCAGGGAGAGAACCGATCCACTCGAAAGCTAGCAAAGGACGCCAGAGTTTGGTCGCGTGGGCAAAACCGATTTTAGAGAGTGGAGATGTTAAAAGGTTAATGGATACAAATTTGCAAGGAAAGTTTGATGTAGAGCAAATGAACAGAATGGTTCTTGCAGCGTCGCTATGCTTAACACGGGCTGCGCGGCTTCGTCCTACAATGAATAAGGTAATACCAGTGACCCTACTGATAGATTTTTAGAGTTTAGCTTCAAAAATACTTAATAATCTCTCAATTCTGTTATTGCAGATACTAAATATATTGAAAGGATGCGACGAGAAAGATGAAAACATGTTTAAATCTCAAGAGAGTAAACACGATCATTCTGAAAATCAAGAAAACGTTGACGATGAAGTTTATCCGAAATCAAATGCAGAATTACACCTAAACCTTGCATTAATTGATGTTGAGAATGATGCTGCATCATATAGTAA
Encoded proteins:
- the LOC131655042 gene encoding protein kinase STUNTED-like, with amino-acid sequence MKTIMIGGVTEDPRASLLSAVVQSAFEDKLQNQKSRIQQDNKRLEEEMNVSSRSSSSSSLQKLGWPLLRSRLHTETSRDMSVVQWVMNLPDRSSSQIEDKSCKKVNSFSSCKRFSFEILNSCTCQFSEENVIGIGGSNRVYRGTLPNGKQVAVKVMQSSKEAFKDFVLEVEIMSSLNHAAIAPLLGICIENGSLISVYDYFPQGTLYQNLRGKNEDESILPWEIRFKVAVGIAEALNYLHNQISRPVIHRDVKSSNILLSRGFEPKLCDFGLAMWGPTTSSFTIQNDVVGTFGYLAPEYFMYGKVSDKIDVYAFGVVLLELISGREPIHSKASKGRQSLVAWAKPILESGDVKRLMDTNLQGKFDVEQMNRMVLAASLCLTRAARLRPTMNKILNILKGCDEKDENMFKSQESKHDHSENQENVDDEVYPKSNAELHLNLALIDVENDAASYSKYKEQ